One window from the genome of Pyrus communis chromosome 16, drPyrComm1.1, whole genome shotgun sequence encodes:
- the LOC137720802 gene encoding RING-H2 finger protein ATL54-like: MEFDHRKVLAQTNLSEQLVCSFPCNPHLNKGGYCFQSCFKTCPDVCKNLIVYVGGELAPPIVPYPPPPPSTPLPPLTDYYYQPESERKRLIETSMTITACMVGAALLLAIVFSLVRFYRRRRDDSTRRSGSFPILFDTQQDFLDEDHGPVLDHPIWYIHTVGLPQSVIDSITVCKFRKDEGLIEGTDCSVCLSEFEEDESLRLLPKCSHAFHIPCIDTWLRSHKNCPLCRAPIVCDTATVQVSIPESVSSGSGLRDSIQVENLEGDEGVGSVGRGTSEVGVGDDGNVCETRIEGRSMENSRKVLPNSIVPVGICDPRAFSDLSDNRRVTEEDVQPMRRSGSMDSLSALRIYRDVANVIPKEGSSNSQSHVKNMNSGIVSKHGSSSSSLSKLMRSSSVGFSLQMGPISMKRPFASGRKLFSSKHGRSHSSILPL, encoded by the coding sequence atGGAGTTTGATCACAGAAAAGTCCTAGCACAAACAAATTTGAGTGAGCAATTGGTTTGTTCATTTCCTTGTAATCCACATCTGAACAAAGGGGGTTATTGCTTTCAATCTTGTTTCAAAACCTGCCCTGATGTCTGTAAGAATCTTATAGTCTATGTTGGTGGTGAGCTTGCTCCTCCAATTGTACCATACCCTCCTCCGCCGCCATCTACTCCGCTGCCACCGCTGACTGACTATTATTATCAGCCCGAATCTGAGCGGAAGCGTCTGATTGAAACGAGTATGACTATCACCGCTTGTATGGTTGGGGCTGCTCTTCTTCTCGCTATTGTTTTCTCACTTGTTAGATTTTATCGCCGCCGCCGCGATGATTCGACGAGGAGGAGTGGTTCTTTCCCGATTTTGTTTGATACCCAACAAGATTTTCTTGATGAAGATCATGGTCCTGTTCTTGATCATCCCATTTGGTACATCCACACTGTTGGTCTCCCACAATCGGTGATTGACTCCATAACCGTCTGCAAGTTTCGAAAAGATGAGGGTTTGATTGAGGGAACTGATTGTTCTGTTTGCTTGagtgaatttgaagaagatgaGAGTCTTAGACTTTTGCCCAAATGCAGTCATGCCTTTCACATCCCTTGTATTGATACCTGGTTGAGATCACATAAGAATTGCCCACTTTGCCGTGCTCCGATTGTTTGTGACACTGCTACTGTTCAGGTGAGTATTCCGGAGTCTGTTTCCAGTGGTTCGGGCTTGCGGGATAGCATTCAGGTGGAGAATTTGGAGGGTGATGAAGGGGTTGGAAGTGTTGGAAGAGGGACTAGTGAGGTTGGGGTTGGAGATGATGGGAATGTTTGTGAAACTCGAATTGAGGGAAGAAGCATGGAAAATTCAAGGAAGGTTTTGCCAAATTCCATTGTTCCTGTGGGAATCTGTGATCCAAGAGCATTCAGTGATTTGTCTGACAATCGACGGGTTACTGAAGAGGATGTTCAACCAATGAGGAGATCAGGTTCGATGGATTCATTATCTGCTTTGAGAATATATCGTGATGTGGCGAATGTAATTCCCAAAGAAGGAAGTTCGAATTCCCAATCACATGTAAAGAATATGAATTCGGGGATTGTTTCAAAGCATGGCAGTTCAAGTTCCAGCCTATCCAAACTAATGAGAAGCTCTTCAGTTGGGTTTTCTCTGCAGATGGGGCCAATATCAATGAAAAGGCCATTTGCATCTGGCAGGAAGCTTTTTTCATCCAAACATGGAAGGAGTCATAGCTCAATCCTACCCTTATGA
- the LOC137719538 gene encoding uncharacterized protein gives MAGWISNNTKLNPKAVDGNEMFLGLTAVSHKTAGLHLIQNCDLPPPSKLFTGSGQTVVSSMKRVCSVNSDRHNDDHTDDQCDTDGNQIDGENEKLELLKALRLSQTRAREAENKSERLEKEKDHLSNALLAKAKELFAYKQWVRLLELQVSRLQSHWAEEENIQASCGCGRSKGDDDGDGITWVVALALCFGITGVGFAFGCRFLY, from the coding sequence ATGGCTGGGTGGATATCTAATAACACAAAGTTGAATCCTAAAGCTGTTGACGGGAACGAAATGTTTCTGGGTCTAACTGCTGTTTCTCACAAGACTGCTGGCTTACACCTCATACAGAACTGCGATCTTCCTCCACCCTCGAAACTCTTTACGGGTTCGGGTCAAACTGTTGTGTCATCCATGAAAAGGGTTTGCAGCGTGAACTCGGATCGCCATAATGATGATCACACGGATGATCAGTGTGACACGGATGGTAACCAAATTGACGGCGAGAATGAGAAACTGGAGCTGCTGAAGGCGTTGAGGCTGTCGCAGACGAGGGCAAGAGAGGCGGAGAACAAGTCTGAGAGGTTGGAGAAGGAAAAAGACCATCTCTCTAATGCCTTGCTTGCGAAGGCTAAAGAGTTGTTTGCTTACAAGCAATGGGTGAGGTTGCTTGAGCTTCAAGTTTCAAGGTTGCAGTCACATTGGGCGGAGGAAGAGAATATTCAGGCGAGTTGTGGTTGTGGCAGATCAAAAGGAGACGATGATGGGGATGGCATCACTTGGGTTGTAGCTTTGGCGCTTTGTTTCGGCATCACCGGCGTAGGATTCGCATTCGGATGCAGATTCTTGTACTGA